One genomic window of Cercospora beticola chromosome 5, complete sequence includes the following:
- the NIT4 gene encoding Nitrogen assimilation transcription factor nit-4 (antiSMASH:Cluster_2): MEVATTGNVHRAAGGVRQSHSFGSAGDTSNATSSASPAAANRTAAANVSTTAVAPGASAPSNKPRQRRRKNNQVEDPEDASKRRCVSTACTACRKRKSKCDGNLPACAACCQVYGTECIYDPNSDHRRKGVYKNDLDNLKTRSSTLQTLIEAILNYPEDEVAGLVRDIRTCESLDVVAEKIVARENGKLEEEEEDEDVSPTLGNGKEPTSMFESHLYGKMGDLRLDEGSVRYIGGTSNLIHLGQEETLNDGTDEYLQQENPVTSWTNVTNDPELVLHLVNMYFTWHYTFFTTLSKQLFFRDFMLGRPPPYARRKTHYCTSLLVNAILALGCHFTSHAGARDNPEDSATAGDHFFREAKRLIMENDEHEKPHLTTVQALALMSVREAGCGREGRGWVYSGMSFRMACDMGLNLDSSQLTGNRYVSGDENEEDVRRVTFWGCFLFDKCWSNYLGRLPQLPASIVTVSKYEVFPDEDSAPWSPYTDSGFTQAHAQPSRTRAVALQLTKLCEISNDLMKYFYNPTDMDKTKGKAAELKKLSDIHTRLEAWRRDLPKEMEPKEGGLSSMLVMHMFFQLLFIHLFRPFLKYTHATSPLPANVSPRKLCTQAAAMISKLMRLYKRSHGLRQICNIAVYIAHSACTIHLLNLPDKNAKRDIVHGVKHLEEIGEGWLCARRSLAIIGVLARKWNVELPEEATSVLTRTDAKFGTVIGEVHSPSSQTSSSRRRLSDVSMAPPMLPQDIQAQGWQQQGPTTNDARVTRPPAAIGVSAGAQQNNNNISYQLPPQDAYSMQPQQHPSSTNTPQAPRARNWASAVNTGRSPSDMFGGVEQLIRDSQDWAYRDQAQMAAGFGNWNQLDIDPTAWTQQTPVTTRAANAPMHVPVDMHNGIVGGPVQQQQQQQQQHIIPGTAPPPATSLPLTTTTASYPPHSTSPQSVAADPGMANWLSSMNAYNSMATAYDENEWYQ, encoded by the exons ATGGAAGTGGCCACGACCGGAAACGTGCACCGTGCAGCAGGGGGCGTCCGACAATCCCATTCCTTTGGTTCAGCCGGTGACACATCGAATGCGACCTCTTCTGCCTCACCCGCGGCTGCGAAtcgtactgctgctgccaatgtCTCGACCACGGCGGTGGCGCCGGGTGCATCGGCTCCCTCGAACAAGCCCAGACAGCGGCGACGGAAGAACAATCAGGTCGAAGATCCCGAGGACGCGTCCAAGAGACGATGTGTGAGCACGGCTTGCACGGCATGTCG GAAGCGAAAATCGAAATGTGACGGCAATCTCCCCGCCTGCGCGGCATGCTGTCAGGTTTACGGCACCGAATGTATCTACGATCCGAATTCCGACCATAGACGGAAAGGCGTGTACAAAAATGACCTGGACAACTTGAAGACGCGGAGCTCGACATTGCAGACACTGATCGAGGCGATATTGAACTACCCAGAAGATGAGGTTGCAGGCCTGGTGCGGGACATACGGACATGTGAGAGCTTGGACGTGGTAGCCGAGAAGATTGTTGCAAGAGAGAATGGCAAattggaagaggaagaagaggatgaagatgtaTCTCCCACGCTGGGAAACGGGAAAGAGCCGACATCAATGTTCGAATCACATCTCTACGGCAAGATGGGAGACTTACGGCTAGACGAAGGCTCTGTACGGTACATCGGAGGGACTTCCAATCTGATCCACCTgggacaagaagaaacacTCAACGATGGTACGGACGAGTATCTGCAGCAAGAGAATCCAGTCACGTCGTGGACGAATGTGACCAACGATCCTGAGCTGGTCTTACATCTGGTCAATATGTACTTCACCTGGCACTACACTTTCTTCACTACGCTTTCGAAACAACTCTTCTTCCGCGATTTCATGCTTGGCCGGCCTCCACCTTACGCGAGAAGGAAGACGCATTACTGTACATCGTTGCTGGTCAATGCTATCCTGGCGCTGGGGTGCCATTTCACATCGCATGCCGGTGCAAGAGATAACCCAGAGGACTCGGCGACTGCGGGCGACCACTTCTTTCGTGAGGCAAAGCGCTTGATTATGGAGAATGACGAGCATGAGAAGCCTCATCTGACTACTGTTCAAGCACTAGCTCTCATGTCCGTTCGGGAAGCTGGCTGTGGGAGGGAAGGTCGCGGTTGGGTGTACAGTGGCATGTCGTTCCGAATGGCCTGCGACATGGGTCTCAACCTGGATTCCAGCCAACTTACAGGCAACCGATATGTCAGCGGAGACgagaacgaagaagatgttcgAAGAGTGACATTCTGGGGCTGCTTCCTATTCGACAAGTGCTGGTCTAACTATCTCGGACGTCTACCACAGTTACCTGCTTCCATCGTGACGGTTTCGAAATACGAAGTCTTTCCGGATGAGGACTCCGCACCGTGGAGTCCGTACACTGATTCTGGATTTACGCAAGCTCACGCGCAGCCTTCACGGACCAGAGCTGTTGCGTTGCAGCTCACGAAGTTGTGCGAGATCAGTAATGATTTGATGAAATATTTCTACAATCCTACGGACATGGATAAGACGAAGGGCAAAGCGGCCGAACTCAAGAAGTTGTCAGATATCCATACGCGGTTGGAGGCATGGCGAAGAGATTTGCCCAAGGAGATGGAGCCGAAAGAAGGTGGACTTTCAAGCATGCTGGTCATGCA CATGTTCTTTCAACTGCTCTTCATCCACTTGTTTCGACCTTTCCTCAAGTACACGCATGCCACGTCACCACTTCCAGCCAACGTCAGCCCTCGAAAGCTCTGCACACAAGCAGCTGCCATGATCTCAAAACTCATGCGGCTGTATAAGCGATCTCATGGCTTGCGTCAGATCTGCAACATTGCTGTCTACATTGCGCACTCGGCTTGCACGATACATTTGCTCAATCTACCCGACAAGAATGCTAAGCGCGATATTGTACATGGCGTCAAGCATCTCGAAGAGATTGGTGAAGGCTGGCTGTGTGCTCGAAGGTCGCTCGCGATCATTGGTGTACTGGCAAGGAAGTGGAACGTCGAGCTGCCAGAAGAAGCCACGAGCGTTTTGACAAGAACAGACGCCAAGTTCGGTACTGTCATTGGTGAAGTGCACTCGCCTTCAAGTCAGACAAGCAGCTCAAGGCGCCGCCTTTCAGATGTATCAATGGCACCGCCAATGCTACCGCAAGACATTCAAGCCCAGGGATGGCAGCAACAAGGACCGACCACCAACGACGCCAGAGTGACACGACCACCGGCTGCTATAGGCGTATCTGCTGGCGCACAAcaaaacaacaacaacatcagtTATCAGCTTCCGCCTCAGGATGCCTACAGCATGCAGCCACAGCAACATCCTTCAAGTACAAATACGCCACAAGCCCCACGCGCCAGAAATTGGGCATCGGCAGTAAACACCGGCCGTAGCCCTAGCGACATGTTTGGCGGCGTTGAGCAGCTCATCCGAGACAGTCAAGACTGGGCATATCGAGATCAAGCTCAAATGGCCGCCGGCTTTGGCAACTGGAACCAACTCGACATCGACCCCACAGCATGGACACAGCAGACTCCAGTCACAACTCGGGCTGCAAATGCTCCAATGCACGTCCCGGTTGACATGCACAACGGCATTGTAGGCGGTCccgtgcagcagcaacagcagcagcagcagcagcatatcATTCCCGGCACTGCTCCGCCGCCTGCTACGTCTTTACCTCTTACCACGACTACAGCCAGCTACCCACCTCACTCGACTTCGCCTCAATCCGTAGCCGCTGATCCGGGCATGGCGAACTGGTTGAGCTCAATGAATGCATACAATAGCATGGCGACGGCTTATGACGAGAATGAATGGTATCAGTGA
- a CDS encoding uncharacterized protein (antiSMASH:Cluster_2): protein MKLTTISAALSAVSLAHGAEALERYRRARRQLPDLPLSVTTPLPLPVTTTRTTSGSTTAAGTTTTSAQQAGGVPVITIGGVPSVEVPPVSSSGSSSSSAPAAGVPVLTIGGLPSVATPSVSIPGTSAVSQPAAGVPVLTIGAVPSVATPSISLPGVPSVATPSVALPASLSSVQLPAGVSVVTVGGVPSVAVPSVSLPVSGVPSVAIPSVSLPVTPSLQSVSVVVLSGAATQFASTQTLVTGGQASMVTIPVVSVPAGAAAASTTVSTATVTVLTAGNNAGSSSSAASSSGSASQSSSASGSNSASSASSAGIAAVSASSASAASTTSSGSLAAVAASTSVSTIRQTVQATVTVTEKLPGGGHTTYGKPTTYVVSSAHTYHETHSASPYGHHSSGYGHHTSSSNRDTHHTWPIEYEPHHPIATHNTWPPEHTEPNHSSSSHHEPQPTEAPETPPVEEPEQPPVEEPEQPAVEQPETPPEESQPGEGNPASPGIDDLLHHKRDAVAQSTQSCPAPGSYDSQGRYSCNPAHQYPAGQICDLVDGCYFLRQPGPGVSATASSYGSSSTGCPAPGSRDSQGRYSCNPAHQYPAGQICDLADGCYFLRQPGPGVSVTATSSGSSSTGTAGSNPRCDNLFDQCRGAPDANRAFCASQYAECLGYNPFTENGSSSTSSKATGTQGNGYGAATTTQAKSSTSKAKSSAPGYGIVPVYGTAPVSSGYARPSSSAPHYGPPVVTSQTYKTQSVPYPSVQKNTTAPSYPTTMQTYRMPNTTAPPPVMTSPAKNQTTPVQTYPVPTNPVQTLPPSPPKPSTPYPNGTVTQPAPTYPAQSSVTPPVETHPVQPPVETYPVQPPVETHPVQPPVETHPVQPPVQTYPPAPSQPPVETHPAQPPPTQPTYPVQPPASSPPTYAPPAPSTTSYTGTASKKMASSLALVAVVFAFFF, encoded by the exons ATGAAGCTCACTACGATCTCGGCCGCACTGTCGGCCGTCTCCTTGGCCCATGGAGCAGAAGCCT TGGAAAGATACCGTCGAGCACGACGTCAGCTACCTGACCTTCCTCTATCAGTGACGACGCCCCTTCCTTTGCCAGTGACCACAACCAGGACCACGTCTGGGAGtaccactgctgctggcacaacaacaacgag CGCTCAACAAGCAGGAGGTGTCCCAGTGATCACGATTGGCGGGGTGCCCAGTGTCGAGGTACCACCAGTCTCCTCATCTGGCTCTTCAAGTTCCTccgcgccagcagcaggtgTCCCGGTGCTTACAATTGGGGGGCTTCCCAGTGTAGCAACGCCATCAGTCTCCATTCCTGGCACTTCTGCCGTATCTcaaccagcagcaggcgTGCCAGTACTCACGATCGGCGCAGTGCCCAGCGTAGCGACTCCATCGATCTCCTTGCCTGGAGTGCCCAGCGTCGCAACACCTTCGGTCGCCCTACCCGCCTCGCTCAGCTCCGTACAGCTACCAGCAGGCGTCTCGGTAGTGACAGTTGGCGGAGTGCCAAGCGTGGCGGTACCATCGGTCTCCTTGCCTGTCTCCGGAGTGCCCAGCGTAGCGATTCCATCGGTCTCTTTGCCTGTCACCCCCAGCCTTCAGTCTGTCTCTGTGGTTGTCCTTTCAGGCGCCGCAACACAGTTCGCCAGTACGCAGACATTGGTTACTGGCGGGCAGGCATCGATGGTTACCATTCCGGTAGTATCGGTCCctgctggagctgctgcagcgtcgACCACCGTCTCTACCGCAACAGTCACCGTTTTGACGGCTGGCAACAACGCtggcagctccagcagcgcTGCATCTAGCTCCGGCTCTGCCTCCCAGTCCAGCTCCGCATCGGGTTCTAACTCTGCATCCAGCGCAAGCTCTGCTGGCATCGCGGCAGTCAGTGCTAGTTCGGCCTCCGCAGCATCGACAACTTCTTCCGGCTCTCTCGCTGCCGTTGCGGCTAGCACTTCGGTCTCAACGATCAGGCAGACAGTCCAGGCTACTGTGACGGTGACTGAGAAGCTCCCTGGAGGCGGCCACACGACATATGGCAAGCCAACAACCTACGTGGTATCATCGGCGCATACATACCACGAAACGCATAGTGCATCGCCCTACGGCCATCACTCCTCAGGCTATGGCCATCATACTTCTTCCAGCAACCGTGATACCCACCACACTTGGCCAATAGAGTATGAGCCTCATCACCCTATAGCAACTCACAACACTTGGCCACCAGAGCATACTGAACCTAATcactcttcctcatctcacCACGAGCCTCAGCCAACTGAGGCGCCCGAGACCCCACCAGTCGAAGAGCCTGAGCAACCACCTGTGGAAGAACCTGAGCAACCGGCAGTAGAGCAGCCTGAAACTCCACCTGAGGAAAGCCAGCCTGGTGAGGGAAATCCTGCATCTCCTGGTATTGacgatcttcttcaccacaAACGTGATGCTGTTGCTCAATCCACACAATCTTGCCCAGCCCCTGGCTCTTATGATAGCCAAGGCCGCTATAGCTGTAACCCAGCTCATCAGTACCCAGCTGGTCAAATCTGCGACCTTGTGGATGGATGCTACTTTCTTCGACAGCCTGGTCCTGGCGTCTCTGCGACCGCATCTTCATACGGGTCGAGCTCGACTGGTTGTCCAGCTCCTGGCTCTCGCGACAGCCAAGGCCGCTACAGCTGCAACCCAGCCCATCAGTACCCAGCTGGCCAGATCTGTGATCTTGCAGATGGCTGCTACTTCCTTCGACAGCCAGGTCCTGGCGTCTCGGTGACGGCGACTTCATCTGGATCGAGCTCCACCGGCACGGCTGGCAGCAACCCACGATGTGACAATCTCTTCGATCAATGTCGCGGCGCACCAGATGCAAACCGTGCTTTCTGTGCATCGCAATACGCCGAATGCCTGGGATACAATCCATTCACGGAGAACGGAAGCagctcgacttcttcaaagGCTACAGGTACGCAAGGCAATGGATATGGAGCAGCAACCACGACACAGGCCAAATCTAGCACTTCCAAGGCAAAGAGCTCTGCCCCAGGGTACGGGATTGTCCCGGTGTACGGAACTGCCCCAGTGTCATCAGGCTACGCACGACCAAGCTCGTCTGCTCCTCACTACGGACCGCCTGTGGTAACGTCCCAGACCTACAAAACCCAATCTGTACCATACCCAAGCGTTCAGAAGAACACGACTGCGCCGTCCTATCCAACAACGATGCAGACTTACCGCATGCCAAACACCACTGCACCGCCGCCGGTCATGACTTCTCCAGCCAAGAACCAGACAACTCCAGTGCAGACTTATCCAGTGCCGACCAATCCGGTGCAGACCTTGCCGCCTTCACCACCAAAGCCTTCGACTCCATACCCGAACGGCACAGTCACCCAGCCGGCGCCTACCTACCCCGCTCAGTCATCGGTCACACCTCCCGTTGAGACTCATCCAGTACAACCGCCTGTCGAGACTTATCCCGTGCAACCGCCTGTCGAGACCCACCCTGTGCAGCCGCCCGTCGAGACCCATCCAGTGCAACCACCCGTCCAGACTTACCCTCCAGCACCAAGTCAACCCCCTGTTGAAACCCATCCCGCGCAGCCCCCGCCCACGCAGCCAACGTATCCCGTCCAACCTCCGGCCTCTTCGCCGCCAACTTATGCACCACCGGCTCCGAGCACGACGTCATATACGGGCACTGCTAGCAAGAAGATGGCATCTTCACTAGCACTCGTGGCGGTTGtgtttgccttcttcttctag
- a CDS encoding uncharacterized protein (antiSMASH:Cluster_2) has protein sequence MTPVYSDSQLDGYNQKGNSFNTYKMPHSPPLADPSIPSTQPSHLRLSMQKVNSRSNACQGNEDTISGSVPMSSEMLACSME, from the coding sequence ATGACTCCAGTATATTCAGACAGCCAACTAGACGGCTACAACCAGAAAGGCAACAGTTTCAACACATACAAAATGCCTCACTCCCCTCCTCTCGCTGATCCGAGCATTCCGAGCACGCAGCCTTCGCATCTTCGATTGTCAATGCAGAAGGTCAACTCGCGCTCGAATGCCTGTCAAGGCAATGAGGACACCATTAGCGGGTCTGTTCCAATGTCCTCCGAAATGCTCGCATGTTCGATGGAGTAA
- a CDS encoding uncharacterized protein (antiSMASH:Cluster_2) — MDYNPRMSMAGGRTVSSQQKKQKEPDEDAFMTLPDKEIAGCISDIGINFTLEDLRKPNPQQIQKVFEWFAELLTNTTREVVAPAMRAAAEDMCGDDAERIFTADTRELMGFFIVMRKLLLECGIKDFTFSDIYRPTHPRLVKIFSYIINFIRFRESQTNVIDEHYNSSERTKNTIEQLYHANQDKEDQLQEMQQNRKNVEAALQQKEQRSTELKTRLLELKKAQERVTEKLERVKGEQSRLKSLLEDKTTSVMQTRAEAAKLRPYTEQSPAHLEQSLRDLSSNLASDRNEIARLDKRSRALQTSCDTFSLLQTDISSLTRLLSDLDQELQKEEEEQRAAAKNRDALTEKSNNVREVERQEKMLRKQLQQWQDRTEKLRKDAETRAQNAKGKMEALRATHRELTAERRERGDQVEKRRVRIEQTEKKMADLKEQIEHEVQAAREEYMKMESHIRLYITEMEQNL; from the exons ATGGACTACAATCCTAGAATGAGCATGGCCGGCGGCAGAACAGTATCTAgccagcagaagaagcagaaagagccgGATGAGGATGCATTCATGACACTG CCCGACAAGGAAATCGCAGGATGCATCAGCGACATTGGAATCAACTTCACACTGGAGGACCTTAGGAAGCCCAATCCACAGCAGATACAGAAAGTGTTCGAATGGTTCGCGGAACTGCTCACGAACACGACGCGCGAAGTCGTTGCGCCCGCGAtgcgcgcagcagcagaagacaTGTGCGGCGACGACGCAGAGCGGATCTTCACAGCAGACACGCGCGAATTAATgggcttcttcatcgtcatgcgCAAATTGCTTCTCGAGTGCGGCATCAAAGACTTCACCTTCAGCGACATCTACCGACCGACACATCCTCGCCTGGTGAAGATTTTCAGCTACATAATCAACTTCATTCGATTCCGCGAAAGCCAGACAAACGTGATAGACGAGCATTACAACAGCTCCGAGCGCACGAAGAACACCATCGAGCAGTTATACCATGCGAATCAAGACAAGGAAGATCAGCTACAAGAAATGCAACAGAACCGCAAAAACGTCGAAGCCGCGCttcagcagaaagagcaaCGATCCACAGAACTCAAAACCCGCCTCCTCGAGCTCAAGAAGGCCCAAGAACGCGTCACCGAAAAGCTCGAGCGCGTCAAAGGCGAACAGTCCCGCCTGAAATCTCTCCTCGAAGACAAAACTACATCCGTCATGCAAACACGCGCCGAAGCCGCGAAGCTTCGTCCCTACACCGAACAGTCCCCCGCACACCTTGAACAATCCCTCCGAGACCTCAGCTCGAACCTCGCAAGCGATCGAAACGAGATCGCACGCCTCGATAAACGCTCCCGAGCACTCCAGACATCATGCGATACCTTTTCCCTCCTCCAAACCGACATCTCATCTCTGACGAGGTTACTCTCAGATCTAGATCAAGAGCTgcagaaagaggaagaggagcaacGTGCAGCGGCGAAGAATCGCGATGCGTTGACAGAGAAGTCGAACAATGTGCGGGAAGTGGAGAGGCAAGAGAAAATGTTGCGGAAACAATTacagcaatggcaagatCGAACGGAGAAGCTGCGGAAAGACGCGGAGACAAGGGCGCAGAATGCGAAGGGGAAAATGGAGGCTTTGCGCGCGACGCATAGAGAATTGACAGCTGAGAGGAGGGAACGAGGAGATCaggtggagaagaggagggtgAGGATTGAGCagacggagaagaag ATGGCCGACTTGAAAGAACAGATCGAGCACGAGGTACAGGCTGCGAGAGAGGAGTACATGAAGATGGAAAGCCATATTCGGCTGTACATCACGGAGATGGAGCAGAACCTCTGA
- a CDS encoding uncharacterized protein (antiSMASH:Cluster_2), translating into MASSRHVVLEIQNVQEFVQHILKSHAPPSTLIICSSKEEFLTAFREPPATTSRSMDGLDDWLQIPTLRLLSTSRTLKLAFCPDITHLRAYLAVYGVNVAKRAGETDTALRRQDAQPILAILNPLELHRPTSAFSAQGLNRTFANAVEAAHSTNSKLILAEWQPQTEDLSSSHGQRQPSPWDEELPILNMTTKRLGDLSVGRTVKARTVAQRWCTFEQMPQPVRY; encoded by the coding sequence ATGGCATCCTCGCGTCACGTCGTGCTGGAGATCCAGAATGTGCAGGAGTTTGTACAGCATATTCTCAAGTCGCATGCTCCGCCATCGACTCTGATTATCTGCTCCTCCAAAGAAGAGTTCTTGACGGCTTTCAGAGAGCCACCGGCGACGACCTCGAGGAGCATGGATGGCCTTGACGACTGGCTGCAGATACCGACTCTCCGGCTCTTATCGACTTCACGCACGCTCAAATTGGCCTTCTGTCCAGATATAACGCATCTTCGCGCTTATCTGGCTGTCTACGGCGTCAACGTGGCGAAACGAGCTGGAGAGACGGACACTGCTTTGCGTCGACAAGATGCACAGCCTATCCTCGCCATTCTGAACCCTCTCGAGTTGCATCGACCGACTTCAGCGTTTTCTGCACAAGGGCTGAACAGGACCTTCGCTAACGCTGTCGAGGCGGCGCACAGCACGAACAGCAAGCTGATCCTAGCCGAATGGCAACCGCAGACCGAAGACCTCAGCAGTTCACATGGCCAGAGGCAACCGAGCCCATGGGACGAAGAACTTCCAATACTTAACATGACAACCAAGCGCTTAGGTGACCTATCAGTCGGCCGGACTGTCAAAGCTCGAACAGTTGCTCAGCGCTGGTGCACTTTCGAACAAATGCCGCAGCCTGTGCGCTACTGA
- a CDS encoding uncharacterized protein (antiSMASH:Cluster_2), whose amino-acid sequence MNPTLSRVVLFNEEDSFHRMEHFNSSDVRGPDLTFPIHPLFQTIEGTKDDEYRYPVTACRLASLLLEKALPFFHSILVVGDSVVNCNNGTLKHICPEPKASLTIVEQQMTRAKLNELATGVRIIPSPPDKSNVDALCDPQSLVTFRQLPGPGSVILLNVDRLDDIMEAEDDGHFVAMLWSTIVLATTLVHELVHAAVYSMHTCRCTGIFVGGSQTSENGFDPETFLFGGILNRFGVADDLPCYFIDEEPSSFLGMICCEEYPNFTRMNNLAPGIQARFRGPPLADTYVYWSTPFPWVHDLLQQSFWDNALTGGNNALHPPRTSGVIMAESADPAVKAQQQQIRAIQLMASGEYEVNERGIISLSSAATEPEDDDSERITTSSEGEEEEQQE is encoded by the coding sequence ATGAATCCGACACTTTCAAGAGTTGTCCTGTTCAACGAAGAGGATTCGTTTCACCGTATGGAGCATTTCAACTCTAGCGATGTACGGGGTCCGGATCTCACTTTTCCAATCCACCCGCTCTTCCAGACAATTGAGGGAACAAAGGACGATGAATATCGATATCCTGTCACGGCCTGTCGATTGGCATCCTTGCTGCTGGAAAAGGCTTTACCCTTTTTCCATTCCATTCTCGTGGTAGGCGACTCTGTCGTAAACTGTAACAATGGTACACTCAAGCACATTTGTCCCGAACCAAAAGCTTCGCTAACCattgtcgagcagcagatgaCACGCGCCAAGTTGAATGAACTTGCCACTGGTGTTCGCATCATCCCTAGTCCACCGGACAAGAGCAATGTGGACGCATTGTGCGATCCACAGAGCCTCGTCACATTTCGGCAGCTGCCCGGCCCGGGTAGTGTCATTCTTCTCAACGTCGACAGGCTCGATGACATTATGGAAGCGGAAGACGATGGACACTTTGTCGCCATGCTTTGGTCTACGATAGTTCTAGCCACCACTCTCGTCCACGAGCTGGTCCACGCGGCAGTGTACAGCATGCACACATGTCGCTGCACCGGCATATTCGTCGGAGGATCGCAAACCTCGGAAAATGGCTTCGATCCAGAGACCTTTCTATTCGGTGGTATTCTAAATCGGTTCGGAGTAGCGGATGACCTGCCTTGCTACTTTATCGATGAAGAACCAAGCTCTTTCCTGGGCATGATCTGTTGCGAAGAGTATCCAAACTTCACCAGAATGAATAATCTTGCACCGGGGATTCAAGCAAGGTTCCGAGGCCCTCCGCTCGCTGACACCTATGTCTATTGGAGTACGCCTTTCCCTTGGGTCCATGACCTGTTGCAGCAAAGCTTCTGGGACAATGCACTAACAGGTGGTAACAACGCGTTGCATCCGCCACGGACTTCTGGGGTGATCATGGCAGAAAGTGCAGATCCAGCGGTCAaagcgcaacagcagcaaattCGTGCTATACAGCTCATGGCAAGTGGTGAGTACGAGGTCAACGAGCGTGGCATTATTTCCCTGAGCTCAGCCGCTACTGAaccagaagacgatgacagtGAACGGATCACGACCTCgtctgaaggagaagaagaagagcaacagGAGTAA
- a CDS encoding uncharacterized protein (antiSMASH:Cluster_2) translates to MKTKLRWESDNPFESLDGKDGEGNEIEIPLSPAEKVFSIFELAQHIFLDLPPRDILVNIQRTCKQFQAVVDGSRSLQQALFFEPISSIRLQVARCYKRSRCEGRWMLSTLKNPYCGTKGDSYCIWIHPMIGKIRENDPDYEARCTYIKASWRRQLVAQPSISSCALIDDDVGGVVDDEEEVVFAANSKGMLVSEIAKLCTGFARERNVYMDGVAYRYLDQSWAWHHLPAGELLEELHASLDHHDGDAINRWCESGGHYNHSFSVAARDEREARLAKLRAGYAGRV, encoded by the exons ATGAAGACGAAACTGCGCTGGGAATCCGACAATCCTTTCGAGAGTCTCGATGGGAAGGACGGTGAAGGCAACGAG ATCGAGATCCCTCTCAGCCCTGCCGAGAAAGTCTTCAGCATCTTTGAACTCGCCCAGCATATCTTCCTCGATCTTCCACCACGCGATATCCTCGTCAACATCCAACGCACTTGCAAGCAATTTCAAGCAGTCGTAGACGGTTCTAGATCACTCCAACAAGCACTCTTCTTCGAACCGATTTCCAGCATCCGACTCCAAGTCGCTCGTTGTTACAAACGAAGTCGATGCGAGGGCAGATGGATGCTTTCTACTCTCAAAAACCCATACTGCGGAACGAAAGGCGATTCTTACTGCATCTGGATCCACCCAATGATCGGTAAAATCAGAGAAAATGACCCAGATTACGAAGCTCGATGCACTTACATCAAAGCTTCATGGAGAAGGCAACTGGTCGCTCAACCTTCAATCTCATCGTGTGCATTAATCGATGACGACGTTGGCGGGGTTGtagacgacgaggaggaagtcgTCTTCGCAGCAAATTCGAAAGGCATGCTAGTCAGTGAAATTGCAAAGCTTTGCACTGGCTTTGCAAGGGAGAGAAATGTTTACATGGACGGTGTGGCATATCGGTATCTTGACCAAAGTTGGGCGTGGCACCATCTGCCTGCAGGAGAGTTGCTGGAGGAATTGCATGCCAGTCTTGACCATCATGATGGAGATGCGATTAACCGTTGGTGCGAGAGTGGAGGACATTATAATCATTCTTTCTCGGTTGCGGCGAGGGATGAGAGGGAGGCAAGGCTTGCTAAGCTCAGAGCGGGCTATGCGGGCAGAGTATAG
- a CDS encoding uncharacterized protein (antiSMASH:Cluster_2): protein MCGSDIFLGLIAILFPPIAVWVKRGICSADSLINIALCCLAYLPGLLHAWYIISISPDPTYEQVAQQDAERGNVTYYYVQTTGQPQYAAPQQGQQGYGTVNASTPNAQFPQQQTKPQPRPAPADVQPPASTSQAGPSNGTDDAPPPSYQQATGDNKIQGP, encoded by the exons ATGTGCGGCAGCGACATCTTCCTCggcctcatcgccatcctctTCCCACCCATCGCCGTGTGGGTGAAGCGGGGCATCTGCTCGGCAGACAGTCTGATCAACATCGCCCTCTGCT GTCTCGCATACCTCCCCGGTCTCCTCCACGCCTGGTacatcatctccatctcccccGACCCGACCTACGAGCAAGTCGCGCAACAGGACGCCGAGCGCGGCAATGTCACATACTACTACGTACAAACCACCGGCCAGCCACAATATGCTGCACCACAGCAAGGACAGCAAGGCTATGGAACAGTGAACGCCAGCACGCCGAATGCACAGTTCCCGCAACAGCAGACGAAGCCTCAGCCACGTCCTGCACCGGCTGATGTGCAGCCTCCGGCATCGACGTCGCAGGCAGGACCGAGTAATGGAACAGATGATGCTCCACCGCCATCGTATCAGCAGGCTACTGGGGATAATAAGATTCAAGGGCCATGA